AAAAGGGATGGAGGAGCAGTTGCATATCTAGGAAACTATTTTCCTTTAGAAGATTCTAAAGTTGTTTTGAAAGAGGAAGAAATTTTAAAATTCTTAAAAAATGGTGCACAACCAACAAGAACTGTAAAATCTATTTTGA
This DNA window, taken from Fusobacterium russii ATCC 25533, encodes the following:
- the rpsP gene encoding 30S ribosomal protein S16: MLKLRLTRLGDKKRPSYRIVAMEALSKRDGGAVAYLGNYFPLEDSKVVLKEEEILKFLKNGAQPTRTVKSILTKAGVWEKFEASKKK